In the Pseudonocardia cypriaca genome, one interval contains:
- a CDS encoding phosphotransferase family protein gives MPDTAIPDPLAPVPRLDAASVLEQLRTATGTGLELIGPLPGGEVGAALVRWPDGHDGVLTHWGDASDEAWAHVQRTAELLDVARHAGIPAPRYELVTRLPDRIAVVQERLPGEPPSRVDLAMVEHLVAIARRGADLLQDRPDVPAAELYLLRSGPGFCLHQPLAQYDDRTRRLLDLIRRIGTESPHRMGGDDLVHTDFHPGNVLVDRTGAVTGVVDWDGVGRGDHRFALVTLRFDLAVPGVDAQDRSARSAAARWLDNRIDELIDPATLRAYWAHMGLRLVDWAIRHHGPDEVNRWLTVAASRLG, from the coding sequence GTGCCCGACACCGCGATCCCGGACCCCCTGGCCCCCGTCCCGCGGCTCGACGCGGCGAGCGTGCTCGAGCAGTTGCGCACCGCCACCGGCACCGGCCTGGAGCTGATCGGGCCGCTGCCGGGCGGCGAGGTCGGAGCGGCCCTGGTCCGCTGGCCGGACGGCCACGACGGCGTGCTCACGCACTGGGGCGACGCATCGGACGAGGCGTGGGCACACGTGCAGCGGACGGCCGAGCTGCTCGACGTCGCCCGCCACGCCGGGATCCCCGCGCCCCGCTACGAGCTCGTCACGCGGCTGCCCGACCGGATCGCCGTGGTGCAGGAGCGGCTGCCCGGCGAGCCGCCGTCCCGCGTCGACCTCGCCATGGTCGAGCACCTCGTCGCCATCGCCCGGCGCGGCGCCGACCTCCTGCAGGACAGGCCCGACGTCCCGGCGGCCGAGCTGTACCTGCTGCGCAGCGGCCCCGGCTTCTGCCTGCACCAGCCGCTCGCCCAGTACGACGACCGCACCCGCCGCCTGCTCGACCTCATCCGCCGCATCGGCACCGAGTCACCGCACCGGATGGGCGGTGACGATCTCGTGCACACCGACTTCCACCCCGGCAACGTGCTGGTCGACCGCACCGGTGCCGTCACCGGCGTCGTCGACTGGGACGGCGTCGGCCGCGGTGACCACCGCTTCGCCCTCGTCACCCTGCGCTTCGACCTGGCCGTGCCCGGCGTCGACGCCCAGGACCGCTCGGCCCGCTCCGCCGCGGCCCGGTGGCTGGACAACCGCATCGACGAGCTCATCGACCCGGCCACCCTGCGCGCCTACTGGGCGCACATGGGGCTGCGACTGGTCGACTGGGCCATCCGCCACCACGGCCCCGACGAGGTGAACCGCTGGCTGACGGTCGCGGCGTCGCGCCTGGGGTAG
- a CDS encoding NADP-dependent oxidoreductase produces the protein MPLAVQFEKYGDIDVLEVREVPTPRPGPGEVLVRVRAAGLNPGENAIRLGAFHDTWPATFPSGQGSDLAGRVEELGANVSNWSVGDEVIGWVDTRASHAELVVVPAEQLVRRDPAVPWEVGGALFVAGTTAHAAVRAVGAGQGDTIVVAGAAGGVGSLAVQLARRAGATVIGLASEPNHAWLADHGVVAVTHGDGVADRVRAAAPGGVDAFVDTFGGGYVDLALGLGVAKDRVNTIIDFAAAARTGVRSAGNMDAASAEVLEDLAKLVAAGELDVPIAASYPLTEVRAAYRQLMQRRTRGKIVLLP, from the coding sequence ATGCCACTTGCAGTGCAGTTCGAGAAGTACGGCGACATCGACGTCCTCGAGGTCCGCGAGGTGCCGACCCCGCGGCCCGGACCGGGTGAGGTGCTGGTCCGCGTCAGGGCGGCCGGGCTCAACCCCGGCGAGAACGCGATCCGCCTCGGCGCGTTCCACGACACGTGGCCCGCCACCTTCCCCTCCGGCCAGGGCAGCGACCTCGCCGGGCGCGTCGAGGAGCTCGGGGCGAACGTGTCGAACTGGTCGGTCGGCGACGAGGTGATCGGCTGGGTCGACACCCGCGCCAGCCACGCCGAGCTGGTCGTGGTGCCCGCCGAGCAGCTGGTCCGCAGGGACCCCGCGGTGCCGTGGGAGGTGGGTGGCGCGCTGTTCGTCGCCGGGACGACCGCGCACGCCGCCGTCCGCGCGGTCGGCGCCGGCCAGGGCGACACGATCGTCGTCGCCGGCGCGGCGGGCGGCGTGGGATCCCTCGCGGTGCAGCTGGCCAGGCGCGCCGGGGCCACGGTGATCGGGCTGGCGAGCGAGCCCAACCACGCCTGGCTGGCCGATCACGGCGTCGTCGCGGTGACCCACGGCGACGGCGTCGCCGACCGCGTCCGAGCGGCCGCACCCGGTGGTGTCGACGCGTTCGTCGACACCTTCGGCGGCGGCTACGTCGACCTCGCGCTCGGGCTCGGGGTCGCGAAGGACCGCGTCAACACCATCATCGACTTCGCAGCCGCGGCGCGCACGGGGGTCAGGAGCGCCGGGAACATGGACGCGGCGAGCGCCGAGGTCCTGGAGGACCTCGCCAAGCTCGTCGCGGCGGGCGAGCTCGACGTCCCGATCGCGGCGTCCTACCCGCTGACCGAGGTCCGCGCGGCGTACCGGCAGCTCATGCAGCGGCGCACCCGGGGCAAGATCGTTCTGCTGCCGTGA
- a CDS encoding SDR family oxidoreductase produces MTPAQNSAAVVTGAARGFGREIARRLVARGHRVLITDLDADAVTATAAELGVAAVPADARVPADHAKVAAAAAELGPVGVWVNNAGVLRAGRVWEQPEQDVTLQVEVNLLGVVHGSRAAVEAMREHGGHLLNIASMSSHGPVPGLAVYAATKAAVLSFTTSLQGELDLARLPIRAHALCPDAADTALVRDEQASPDSAMLFSQKALLTPTAVADAAVALLDGRRVVRSIPTYRAGAMRVAGALPRLGLPVLARLRAQGDRRRVGGS; encoded by the coding sequence GTGACCCCCGCACAGAACTCCGCCGCCGTCGTCACCGGCGCCGCCCGCGGCTTCGGCCGCGAGATCGCCCGCCGGCTCGTGGCCCGCGGCCACCGGGTGCTGATCACCGACCTCGACGCCGATGCGGTCACCGCCACCGCGGCCGAGCTGGGCGTGGCCGCGGTGCCGGCGGACGCGCGCGTGCCGGCCGACCACGCCAAGGTCGCGGCGGCGGCCGCCGAGCTCGGGCCGGTCGGCGTGTGGGTCAACAACGCGGGCGTGCTGCGGGCGGGCCGGGTGTGGGAGCAGCCCGAACAGGACGTCACCCTGCAGGTCGAGGTGAACCTGCTCGGCGTCGTGCACGGCTCGCGCGCCGCCGTCGAGGCGATGCGGGAACACGGTGGGCACCTGCTCAACATCGCGTCGATGTCGTCGCACGGACCGGTGCCGGGGCTCGCGGTCTACGCCGCGACGAAGGCGGCGGTGCTCAGCTTCACCACCAGCCTGCAGGGCGAGCTGGACCTCGCGCGGCTGCCGATCCGCGCCCACGCGCTCTGCCCGGACGCCGCCGACACCGCGCTCGTGCGCGACGAGCAGGCCAGCCCCGACTCGGCGATGCTGTTCTCGCAGAAGGCACTCCTCACCCCGACCGCAGTCGCCGACGCGGCCGTCGCGCTGCTCGACGGCCGCCGCGTCGTGCGCTCGATCCCGACATACCGGGCCGGTGCGATGCGCGTGGCGGGCGCGCTGCCCCGGTTGGGGCTGCCGGTGCTCGCCCGGCTGCGCGCACAGGGCGACCGGCGGCGGGTCGGGGGCTCGTGA
- a CDS encoding AraC family transcriptional regulator translates to MDVLTDMLQRSRARGAAFSHSTARGEWGVRFPPATQLAIHGILSGEAYAWTDRPHGARRVLPGDVVLIRGPSQHHMGHEPGAGLVPFENHPASAPPSGGALRMSFGSGAGDPTTFFCGAYRFEGDLCAGLLAGLPALTVVRPCTGDSLRATLDVFAGELMRQGPGQQALLDSLLDVILVQALREQLAADLDAAPSWFRGMADPAIAAALRAIHADPQREWTVAALAAEASLSRATFARRFTQLLGIAPLGYVTDWRMALAREHLRTGDASLAAIARSLGYGSEFSFAAAFKRHHGVAPGRWRTTARSA, encoded by the coding sequence GTGGACGTGCTCACCGACATGCTGCAGCGCTCCCGGGCGCGCGGGGCGGCGTTCTCGCACTCCACGGCGCGCGGTGAGTGGGGGGTGCGCTTCCCGCCGGCAACGCAGCTCGCCATCCACGGGATCCTCAGCGGTGAGGCCTACGCCTGGACCGACCGGCCCCACGGGGCACGCCGGGTGCTGCCCGGCGACGTCGTCCTGATCCGGGGTCCGTCGCAGCACCACATGGGTCACGAGCCCGGGGCCGGCCTCGTGCCGTTCGAGAACCACCCGGCGTCCGCACCACCCTCCGGGGGCGCGCTCCGGATGAGCTTCGGCTCGGGGGCGGGCGACCCGACCACGTTCTTCTGCGGCGCCTACCGCTTCGAGGGCGATCTCTGCGCCGGTCTGCTGGCCGGGTTGCCGGCTCTGACCGTCGTGCGCCCGTGCACCGGGGACAGCCTGCGCGCCACGCTCGACGTCTTCGCGGGCGAGCTCATGCGGCAGGGGCCCGGCCAGCAGGCGCTGCTGGACAGCCTGCTGGACGTGATCCTCGTGCAGGCGTTGCGGGAGCAGCTCGCGGCCGATCTGGACGCCGCCCCCTCCTGGTTCCGCGGCATGGCCGACCCGGCGATCGCAGCGGCGTTGCGCGCGATCCACGCCGACCCGCAGCGGGAGTGGACGGTGGCCGCACTGGCGGCGGAGGCGTCGCTGTCACGGGCGACGTTCGCCCGCCGCTTCACGCAGCTGCTCGGCATCGCCCCGCTCGGGTACGTCACGGACTGGCGGATGGCGCTGGCTCGCGAGCACCTGCGCACCGGCGACGCGAGCCTGGCCGCGATCGCCCGCTCGCTCGGCTACGGGTCCGAGTTCTCGTTCGCCGCCGCTTTCAAGCGCCACCACGGCGTGGCCCCCGGCCGCTGGCGCACCACCGCGAGATCGGCCTGA
- a CDS encoding 5-formyltetrahydrofolate cyclo-ligase: MTRRHDHDAGGDPELLAAKAALRDEVWTALSEARVARFPGARNRISNFTGAEAAARRLAETEVWRAATTVKANPDSAQLPVRRRALEDGKTVYMAVPRLAETEPFFLLDPDHLADPPRRAASIAGATRSARRVAVADLAPVDLVVSGCVAVGEDGARLGKGGGFADLEFALATAAGLVGPETLVVTTVHELQVRPAGAIPTAAHDAPVDLVVTPDRVIDCRERRGPRPVDGIRWSELTQEKIEAIPLLRALAKEAVR; the protein is encoded by the coding sequence GTGACCAGGCGGCACGACCACGACGCGGGCGGCGACCCGGAGCTGCTCGCGGCCAAGGCCGCCCTGCGCGACGAGGTGTGGACGGCGCTGTCCGAGGCGCGGGTGGCCCGGTTCCCGGGAGCCCGCAACCGCATCTCCAACTTCACCGGCGCCGAAGCGGCGGCCCGGCGGCTGGCCGAGACCGAGGTCTGGCGGGCAGCAACCACCGTCAAGGCGAACCCCGACTCGGCGCAGCTGCCGGTGCGCCGGCGGGCCCTGGAGGACGGCAAGACCGTCTACATGGCGGTGCCGCGCCTCGCCGAGACCGAGCCGTTCTTCCTGCTCGACCCCGACCACCTCGCCGACCCGCCCCGGCGCGCCGCGTCCATCGCCGGGGCGACGCGCTCCGCGAGGCGGGTGGCCGTGGCCGACCTGGCCCCGGTCGACCTCGTCGTGAGCGGCTGCGTCGCCGTCGGCGAGGACGGCGCGCGGCTGGGCAAGGGCGGCGGCTTCGCCGACCTGGAGTTCGCACTCGCCACGGCCGCCGGGCTGGTCGGCCCGGAGACGCTGGTGGTCACCACCGTGCACGAGCTGCAGGTGCGCCCCGCCGGGGCGATCCCGACCGCGGCCCACGACGCGCCGGTCGACCTCGTCGTCACCCCGGACCGGGTGATCGACTGCCGGGAGCGGCGCGGGCCCCGGCCCGTCGACGGCATCCGCTGGTCCGAGCTCACGCAGGAGAAGATCGAGGCGATCCCGCTGCTGCGGGCGCTCGCGAAGGAGGCAGTCCGATGA
- the araB gene encoding ribulokinase has protein sequence MVSPHTAPGAVTVGIDFGTLSGRAVVVRVSDGAELASAVHPYPHGVVDHTLPATGAQLPPDWALQMPADWIEVLKVAVPKAVAAAGVDPRDVIGVATDFTASTVLPTLTDGTPLCDLPEFADRPHAYPKLWKHHAAQGQADRITKVAEERGEAWLARYGGRISSEWEFAKALQLLEEDPELYARTERWVEACDWIVWKLCGTYVRNACVVGYKGIYQDGHHPDREYLAALNPDFADFVADKLDHPIAQLGDRAGGLTAEAAAWTGLPEGIAVAVGNLDAHATVPAAQALDPGQMVAIMGTSTCHVMVSDRLGEVPGMCGVVDGGVVTGMWGYEAGQSGVGDIFGWFVETSVPPEYHQRAAERGIDIHTLLTELAAGQEVGEHGLVALDWHSGNRSVLVDHELSGVVVGQTLATRPEHTYRALLEATAFGTRTIIESFEASGVPVRELVVAGGLLKNKFLMQLYADVCNMPLSTIVSDQGPALGAAIHAAVAAGAYLDVRAAAAAMGGVNSNAYTPDPERARAYDALYAEYQRLHDYFGRGENDVLHRLRAIRRAAVKGK, from the coding sequence GTGGTCAGTCCGCACACCGCACCGGGCGCCGTCACCGTCGGCATCGACTTCGGCACGCTGTCGGGGCGGGCAGTCGTCGTCCGCGTCTCGGACGGGGCGGAGCTGGCGAGCGCCGTGCACCCCTACCCGCACGGGGTCGTCGACCACACCCTGCCGGCCACCGGGGCGCAGCTGCCGCCCGACTGGGCCCTGCAGATGCCCGCCGACTGGATCGAGGTGCTCAAGGTCGCCGTGCCTAAGGCGGTGGCCGCGGCGGGCGTCGACCCGCGCGACGTGATCGGCGTCGCCACCGACTTCACCGCGTCGACGGTGCTGCCCACGCTCACCGACGGCACCCCGCTCTGCGACCTGCCCGAGTTCGCCGACCGCCCGCACGCCTACCCGAAGCTGTGGAAGCACCACGCCGCGCAGGGCCAGGCCGACCGGATCACGAAGGTCGCCGAGGAGCGCGGCGAGGCGTGGCTCGCCCGCTACGGCGGGCGGATCTCCAGCGAGTGGGAGTTCGCCAAGGCGCTGCAGCTGCTCGAGGAGGACCCGGAGCTCTACGCCCGTACCGAGCGCTGGGTCGAGGCGTGCGACTGGATCGTCTGGAAGCTGTGCGGCACCTACGTCCGCAACGCCTGTGTCGTCGGCTACAAGGGCATCTACCAGGACGGGCACCACCCCGACCGGGAGTACCTCGCCGCGCTGAACCCCGACTTCGCCGACTTCGTCGCCGACAAGCTGGACCACCCGATCGCCCAGCTCGGTGACCGCGCGGGTGGGCTCACCGCCGAGGCGGCCGCCTGGACCGGCCTGCCGGAGGGCATCGCGGTCGCGGTCGGCAACCTCGACGCGCACGCCACCGTCCCGGCCGCGCAGGCCCTCGACCCCGGCCAGATGGTCGCGATCATGGGCACGTCCACCTGCCACGTGATGGTCTCCGACCGGCTCGGCGAGGTGCCCGGCATGTGCGGCGTCGTCGACGGCGGCGTGGTCACGGGCATGTGGGGCTACGAGGCCGGGCAGAGCGGCGTCGGCGACATCTTCGGCTGGTTCGTCGAGACGTCCGTGCCGCCGGAGTACCACCAGCGAGCGGCCGAGCGCGGGATCGACATCCACACCCTGCTCACCGAGCTCGCCGCCGGGCAGGAGGTGGGCGAGCACGGGCTCGTCGCGCTCGACTGGCACTCCGGCAACCGCTCCGTGCTCGTCGACCACGAGCTCTCGGGCGTGGTCGTCGGCCAGACGCTCGCCACCCGGCCCGAGCACACCTATCGCGCCCTGCTCGAGGCCACCGCCTTCGGCACCCGCACGATCATCGAGTCCTTCGAGGCGTCCGGTGTGCCGGTGCGGGAGCTGGTGGTCGCGGGCGGTCTGCTGAAGAACAAGTTCCTCATGCAGCTCTACGCGGACGTCTGCAACATGCCGCTCTCGACGATCGTCTCCGATCAGGGCCCGGCCCTCGGCGCCGCCATCCACGCCGCCGTCGCCGCGGGCGCCTACCTGGACGTGCGCGCCGCCGCGGCCGCCATGGGCGGCGTCAACAGCAACGCATACACCCCCGACCCCGAGCGCGCCCGCGCCTACGACGCGCTCTACGCCGAGTACCAGCGCCTGCACGACTACTTCGGACGAGGAGAGAACGATGTACTGCACCGGTTGCGCGCGATCCGACGGGCGGCGGTGAAGGGCAAGTGA
- the larA gene encoding nickel-dependent lactate racemase: MTSTTSVRLAYGETGLSVDLPADRTTVVEPVYVPGAPDQREVLRSALREPVAGPPLRELARPGQRVAISMCDGTRAQPRHLMIPAVLEELDGVIDLDDVVVIVATGTHRGNTESEIRTMLGDEVADTVHVVNHDARDPSLLVHLGTHGNGVPVWLNRHWVEADLRITTGFVEPHFFAGFSGGPKLVAPGLAGLDTVLTLHDARRIGHPNATWAVCEGNPVHDDIRAVVGAVGRVDFALDVVLNREQQIVEAFGGELFAMHAAAREAARRLAMRPVPGRFDVVVTTNAGFPLDQNLYQSVKGMTAGATVVRDGGTIVCAAECRDGFPDHGSYREVLESAPSPRALLDAIEARPETVPDQWQVQVQAKVQTMARVVMHTSYLSDEALAAAHLEQTADVAGTVAEALGAAGPDARVCVLPEGPQTIPYLA, from the coding sequence ATGACGAGTACCACGAGCGTGCGGCTCGCCTACGGCGAGACGGGGCTGTCGGTGGACCTGCCGGCCGACCGCACCACCGTCGTCGAGCCCGTCTACGTACCGGGCGCGCCCGACCAGCGGGAGGTGCTGCGAAGCGCACTCCGGGAGCCGGTCGCCGGGCCGCCGCTGCGCGAGCTGGCCCGGCCCGGGCAGCGCGTCGCGATCTCGATGTGCGACGGCACCCGCGCGCAGCCCCGGCACCTGATGATCCCCGCCGTGCTCGAGGAGCTGGACGGGGTGATCGACCTCGACGACGTCGTGGTCATCGTCGCCACCGGCACCCACCGCGGCAACACCGAGTCCGAGATCCGGACGATGCTCGGCGACGAGGTCGCGGACACCGTGCACGTGGTCAACCACGACGCCCGCGACCCGTCGCTGCTCGTGCACCTCGGCACCCACGGCAACGGCGTGCCGGTGTGGCTGAACCGCCACTGGGTGGAGGCCGACCTGCGGATCACCACCGGGTTCGTCGAGCCGCACTTCTTCGCCGGCTTCAGCGGCGGGCCCAAGCTGGTGGCCCCCGGCCTCGCCGGGCTGGACACCGTGCTCACCCTGCACGACGCCCGGCGCATCGGGCACCCGAACGCCACCTGGGCGGTGTGCGAGGGCAACCCGGTGCACGACGACATCCGGGCGGTCGTCGGCGCCGTCGGCCGCGTCGACTTCGCCCTGGACGTCGTGCTCAACCGCGAGCAGCAGATCGTCGAGGCGTTCGGCGGCGAGCTGTTCGCCATGCACGCCGCCGCGCGGGAGGCGGCGAGGCGGCTCGCGATGCGCCCGGTGCCCGGCCGGTTCGACGTGGTCGTGACGACGAACGCGGGCTTCCCGCTCGACCAGAACCTCTACCAGTCGGTGAAGGGCATGACCGCGGGCGCGACGGTCGTGCGGGACGGCGGCACGATCGTCTGCGCGGCCGAGTGCCGCGACGGGTTCCCCGACCACGGCTCCTACCGGGAGGTCCTGGAGTCGGCCCCGTCCCCCCGCGCGCTGCTCGACGCCATCGAGGCCCGGCCGGAGACCGTGCCCGACCAGTGGCAGGTGCAGGTGCAGGCCAAGGTGCAGACCATGGCCCGAGTGGTGATGCACACGTCGTACCTGTCGGACGAGGCACTGGCCGCCGCCCACCTCGAGCAGACCGCCGACGTCGCAGGCACCGTCGCGGAGGCGCTGGGGGCCGCCGGACCGGACGCACGGGTCTGCGTCCTGCCCGAGGGCCCCCAGACGATCCCCTACCTGGCCTGA
- a CDS encoding DUF2784 domain-containing protein: protein MGYQLLAELVMALHFGFLAYVALGGFLAWRHLWAIIPHAAAVLWGALTATVGIPCPLTAWEDAARRRVGELGLPRGFIDTYLTGVVYPEEHLLTAQLLVAALVLVSWTGLVLRLRRSAVV, encoded by the coding sequence ATGGGCTACCAGCTGCTCGCCGAGCTGGTGATGGCGCTGCACTTCGGGTTCCTCGCCTACGTCGCGCTCGGCGGGTTCCTCGCCTGGCGCCACCTGTGGGCGATCATCCCGCACGCGGCGGCGGTGCTGTGGGGCGCGCTGACCGCCACGGTCGGGATCCCGTGCCCGCTGACGGCGTGGGAGGACGCCGCGCGCCGGCGGGTGGGCGAGCTGGGTCTCCCACGCGGCTTCATCGACACCTACCTCACCGGCGTCGTCTACCCGGAGGAGCACCTGCTCACGGCGCAACTGCTGGTGGCCGCGCTCGTGCTGGTGTCGTGGACGGGGCTCGTGCTGCGGCTGCGCCGGAGCGCGGTGGTCTGA
- a CDS encoding LacI family DNA-binding transcriptional regulator → MVEPAQAPVMTDVARLAGVSHQTVSRVVNGSPHVSESTRARVLAAMEELGYRRNAVARALATRRSGALGVITFDTVLYGPVSTLYSIEQAASTVGMGVSIAVVERISYEAVERALVRLQDQSVEGVVALAAQLDAVDVLTAKLRPVPTVFVGGLLGGGAGGEVPSVPAIGIDQRGGAARATRHLLELGHRTVHHVAGPADWLDARWRVEGWHSALAEAGAPVTTPEAGDWSARSGFAAMQRLLTADPGLTAVFAANDHMALGALRALDEAGRRVPEDVSLVGFDDVPEAEFFRPPLTTVRQHFPEAGRRAVRLLLEIIRPDEAGDFPPDDGSDLVPTDLVLRRSTGPA, encoded by the coding sequence ATGGTGGAACCCGCTCAAGCCCCCGTGATGACCGACGTCGCGCGGTTGGCCGGCGTGTCCCACCAGACCGTCTCCCGCGTCGTCAACGGATCACCGCACGTGAGCGAGTCGACCCGCGCCCGCGTCCTGGCCGCCATGGAGGAGCTCGGCTACCGGCGCAACGCCGTGGCGCGCGCCCTCGCCACCCGCCGCTCCGGCGCCCTCGGCGTGATCACGTTCGACACGGTGCTCTACGGGCCGGTCAGCACGCTCTACAGCATCGAGCAGGCGGCCAGCACGGTCGGCATGGGCGTGAGCATCGCGGTGGTGGAACGGATCAGTTACGAGGCCGTCGAGCGGGCACTCGTCCGGCTGCAGGACCAGTCCGTCGAGGGGGTCGTGGCGCTCGCCGCCCAGCTCGACGCCGTGGACGTCCTCACCGCCAAGCTGCGGCCAGTGCCCACCGTGTTCGTCGGCGGCCTGCTCGGCGGCGGGGCAGGCGGCGAGGTCCCGTCGGTGCCCGCCATCGGCATCGACCAGCGCGGCGGCGCGGCCCGCGCCACCCGTCACCTCCTGGAGCTGGGCCACCGCACCGTCCACCACGTGGCCGGCCCCGCCGACTGGCTCGACGCCCGCTGGCGCGTCGAGGGCTGGCACTCGGCGCTCGCCGAGGCCGGCGCGCCCGTCACCACGCCGGAGGCGGGCGACTGGAGCGCCCGCTCCGGCTTCGCGGCGATGCAGCGCCTCCTCACCGCCGATCCCGGGCTCACGGCCGTCTTCGCTGCCAACGACCACATGGCGCTCGGCGCCCTGCGCGCCCTCGACGAGGCCGGCCGCCGCGTGCCGGAGGACGTCAGCCTGGTCGGATTCGACGACGTCCCGGAGGCAGAGTTCTTCCGCCCGCCGCTCACCACCGTGCGCCAGCACTTCCCCGAGGCGGGCCGGCGCGCCGTGCGCCTGCTGCTCGAGATCATCCGGCCGGACGAGGCCGGGGACTTCCCGCCCGACGACGGATCCGACCTGGTGCCCACCGACCTCGTCCTGCGCCGCAGCACCGGCCCGGCCTGA
- a CDS encoding alpha-amylase family protein, with the protein MRLTRTSDLWWKNAVVYCLDIETFADTDGDGCGNIQGLIQRIDHLHRLGVTCLWLMPFFPTPDRDDGYDIIDFYGVDPRLGSLGDMVELIRTARDRGMRVIADLVVNHTSAQHPWFQDARSSRDSRYRDWYVWQDEPPADGPQGVVFPDQETSLWEYDEEAGQYYLHRFYKHQPDLNVANPAVRDEIARIMGFWTELGMSGFRVDAVPFLIETAGQDDASALPDPHDYLADLSAFLRRRNGEAVLLGEVNLPYPDTMAFFGADDGGGATRELTMCFDFIGMQHMYLALARGDAEPLAEKLRIRPDPPEDGHWATFVRNHDELTLDKLSDSQRQEVFAAFGPDEDMQLYGRGLRRRLPPMLDGDQRRIRMVYSLLFSLPGTPVLFYGEEIGMGEDLSLPGRFAVRSDMDWDATTEQQADPDSLLNWMRLLVDSYRACPELAWGRSSYLDPGPEARPVLAHRCDADGASVVALHNLAGADVDAAPVLPDLAGTQLTDVLDPRAKPVPVAEDGRLAITLPPYGCRWLRSADGVALPS; encoded by the coding sequence GCGCACGTCCGACCTGTGGTGGAAGAACGCCGTCGTCTACTGCCTCGACATCGAGACCTTCGCCGACACCGACGGCGACGGCTGCGGCAACATCCAGGGGCTGATCCAGCGCATCGACCACCTCCACCGGCTCGGCGTCACCTGCCTCTGGCTGATGCCGTTCTTCCCCACCCCCGACCGCGACGACGGCTACGACATCATCGACTTCTACGGCGTCGACCCGCGCCTCGGCTCGCTCGGCGACATGGTCGAGCTGATCCGCACCGCCCGGGACCGCGGCATGCGGGTGATCGCCGACCTGGTCGTCAACCACACCTCCGCGCAGCACCCCTGGTTCCAGGACGCGCGCAGCAGCCGCGACTCGCGCTACCGCGACTGGTACGTGTGGCAGGACGAGCCGCCCGCCGACGGCCCGCAGGGCGTGGTGTTCCCCGACCAGGAGACCAGCCTCTGGGAGTACGACGAGGAGGCCGGCCAGTACTACCTGCACCGGTTCTACAAGCACCAGCCCGACCTGAACGTCGCCAACCCCGCGGTCCGCGACGAGATCGCGCGGATCATGGGGTTCTGGACGGAGCTGGGCATGTCCGGGTTCCGCGTCGACGCCGTGCCGTTCCTCATCGAGACGGCGGGCCAGGACGACGCGTCGGCCCTCCCCGACCCGCACGACTACCTCGCCGACCTCAGCGCGTTCCTGCGCCGCCGCAACGGGGAGGCGGTGCTGCTCGGCGAGGTCAACCTGCCCTACCCCGACACGATGGCGTTCTTCGGCGCCGACGACGGCGGTGGCGCCACGCGCGAGCTGACGATGTGCTTCGACTTCATCGGGATGCAGCACATGTACCTCGCACTCGCCCGCGGCGACGCCGAGCCGCTCGCCGAGAAGCTGCGCATCCGGCCCGATCCGCCGGAGGACGGCCACTGGGCGACGTTCGTGCGCAACCACGACGAGCTGACGCTCGACAAGCTCAGCGACTCCCAGCGCCAGGAGGTCTTCGCCGCCTTCGGCCCCGACGAGGACATGCAGCTCTACGGCCGCGGCCTGCGCAGGCGGCTCCCGCCGATGCTCGACGGCGACCAGCGGCGCATCCGGATGGTCTACAGCCTGCTGTTCAGCCTGCCCGGCACGCCGGTGCTGTTCTACGGCGAGGAGATCGGGATGGGCGAGGACCTGAGCCTGCCCGGACGGTTCGCCGTGCGCTCGGACATGGACTGGGACGCCACGACCGAGCAGCAGGCCGACCCCGACTCGCTGCTGAACTGGATGCGGCTGCTCGTCGACAGCTACCGCGCGTGCCCCGAGCTGGCATGGGGGCGCAGCTCCTACCTCGACCCCGGACCGGAGGCCCGGCCCGTGCTGGCCCACCGCTGCGACGCGGACGGCGCATCGGTGGTGGCGCTGCACAACCTCGCCGGCGCCGACGTCGACGCCGCACCGGTGCTGCCGGACCTCGCCGGGACGCAGCTCACCGACGTCCTCGACCCGCGCGCGAAGCCGGTCCCCGTCGCCGAGGACGGGCGCTTGGCCATCACGCTGCCGCCGTACGGGTGCCGCTGGCTCCGCTCGGCCGACGGCGTGGCCCTGCCCAGCTGA